The Solanum lycopersicum chromosome 2, SLM_r2.1 DNA window ACCAGCTTTGGCTCAAACATCGTATTTGtcttgaaaatttatttaatcataaatttataattgaatattttaggaagactaaaattcaaaatccaTACTTTCAAATCCTGACTCGACCTTTGATTTTAATACTCAGATCATTTGTTTAATAAGACAACATAAGAATTTCTCATAGTGATTGCCATGTCATGCAAGGCATGAATTATCCAAGTCGAGTTAAAAAAGATGATACCAATTGAATCTGGACAGAAGTGTAGCTAGgaaaatagtatttttataaaattcgaCTGTCAGCAAGTAGTATATATAGATTGTTCAATTTGGGCACTAATACCTCCTTATTGCTGGCACTCGTCATTCCTCATATATAAGGGTCCACTAGCTAGTTTAGTGCAAGGCTGCTATACATAATATATGAGTTTCTTAATGTGCACGTGTTTTATAATCTATTATCTATTGCACGTTcaatagttttttctttttaggttCTTCCATcatcactataacaaaaataatcattaatgacatttaatttttaattgccgttaaatatgtatttttagcagtaattgtcactctttgtacATGTCCCTAAAGTCTTTAGCAACATTGATTCTAATAACACTTAAGtaatgccggtaaagactttaaTACTCTTATTAGTATCAACATTTAAtaccgctaaaagttatttttgtcgTAGTGCatcttaacttttttttccctttctaaGCCAAACATGTAATGAAGAAGTCCATTCAGATAGAGCACTTATAACAAGATTGCATTCTGGTACTTTAAAGTTGGTAAAAACTTACATACACCGACTGTTTAATAAGGCCTTCTTATGCTTTTTATATATCACTTGGAAAAAATTGAATTGGTACAAAAAGTCAATATAGTCATTAGTACTCATTAAGGAAGAGATAAAGATAATAAAACCATGAACGAATTAAGTAAGACATgattagaaaaaaaagtaaattggCTAGCGTATGTGAGGTCTCAATTCTTGACTTGAGGCACACCAAAGGCCTATGCATTTTTGTCCTTTGGATAGATAGAGAGACcatagctttttttttttgtcagaaCAATGAAATAGAGGGCAAGTTGAATGGATTAGTTTATGAAGGAACAAGGTTCAAGTTTACTGATTTTTTAGAATACCTCAGCCACGTACATTGTTGCACTTCCACTTGACACCTATTGTAATAATAGATAGCTCATCTTGACATGATCTTCTCTTGGGGTGGATGCTGTCAGTAATTACTAGGCTACCCAATGTTTATTACCGCGGGCACAACAACTGGAACACTAGATAGAGGTGCGTCTTACGTCAGGCacattatttgatttgatggtATTGAAAAGTTTTCATAAGAGGGTATGCCAAATTCTATACAAAAGGTGTACACATCTATGAAATCCATTTCCCTCGCAGAAGTAGAGAAGTCAACTTGTGAAGTATTTTATTTCTATCAGTTTGCTAAGTTTCAAAGGGATGCCTCATCCTACATTAACATATACTACTTTATCTATTAAGAGCGGCtgatatattttaaagaatCATATGGAATAGCACCAAACTTAACTGAAAGGGACATCTTTATTCAAAGTGGCTCTGCCACTCTCTACTGAGCATGAGTTTGTGTTTGCTTATAAATAACACCTTCTACTTACTCCTGATATCATAACCAAAAAGAGCAATGTTTACTGCATCTGCAATCATGAACATGAAAAGCcatatgtttttaatttacCTTTTGCTTTGCTTCTTGTTTCTCAGTTCCTTTGTGTATGGCCAGCTTGATTATAAATACTACGATACAACTTGTCCCATCCTCACAAAAATCGTTAGGAATGGTGTCTGGTCTGCTATTTCTAATGACACCAGAATGCCTGCTTCTCTTTTGCGCCTGCACTTCCATGACTGTTTTGTCAATGTATACACACTTTCTTAGTGTAACAACATATTAAGAACATAGCACTAATGCCAGTTAATCTAATTGTTTACTGATGTATGTTGTGTAGGGATGTGACGGGTCAATTCTGCTTGATGATACGAGTACATTCACAGGAGAGAAGAATGCATTTCCTAATCGAAATTCAGCCAGAGGATATGAAGTCATTGATGCAATAAAAGCTAATGTGGAGAAAGCTTGTCCATCTACAGTTTCATGTACTGATATATTGACTCTAGCAGCTAGGGAAGCTATTTATCTTgtaagaaatttttttcttgtcaAAGGGCTCTAAGACTCCTGATCTATATGATATACTTAGCCTCTCATCAAATTGTTTGATACGGCTACGGGCTACCATGTAATGGATCTAACTTGTTTTGTCGAATGTTTTCAGACTAGAGGACCCTTTTGGCCAGTGTGCTTGGGTCGTCGAGATAGTCTTACTGCAAGTCAGAATGCAGCTAATGATCAGCTTCCATCACCTTTCGAGCCCTTGGTAAACATTACTGCGAAATTTGTTTCTAAGGGTCTTAATGTAAAAGATGTTGTGGTGCTTTCAGGTACCTGATCCTACACCAACATGcaacttttctttttatcaCTAATTCCTACTAAAAGAGCCTTGTGGTTCATGTATCATCAGTTAACCTTATCAATTATAAAAGTAAAGTCCAAAGTATTTGTCATGTGTTGATGCAGGTGCCCACACCCTTGGATTTGCTCAATGTTCCACGTTCAAGCGAAGGCTATTTGATTTTGATGGATCAGGCAATCCTGATCCAACACTGGATTCATCATTACTAGGCAGTCTGCGAAGCGTATGCCCCAACCAGAAAGATTCAGATTCCAACTTGGCTCCTCTGGATGCAGTCTCAATTAACAGGTTCGACAATGTATATTTCAAGAACCTAATGAAAAATTCAGGGCTTCTAGAGTCAGATCAAGCTCTCATGAATGACAATACGACTGCTGCACTGGTGTCAAACTTCAGCAAGTATCCATATCTTTTCTCCAAGGAGTTTGCCGCATCAATGGTTAAGCTGATCAATATAGGTGTGCTTACAGGACAAAATGGAGAGATCAGAAAGAACTGTAGGGTGGTGAATTAGAAAGttctaattatattattgtgaGATAATTAGCTCTGCTACCAAATAACATATTATCAATGGATGTTTGATGTAGTATAAGAAGTCATCTTGGACCTAGTTCAAAGTAATTCACTgtcacatttttattttgattttgcaCTAGGTTATTGGCGTAAATCCATTAAGCAAAGTTTCTTAAATCTAATAGTAAAAATGTTTATGTTTGTCCAATCTATTTACCTAAACAATACAAATAAAAGGGCAGCAGACACTTTTCGGTGTCTTTGATAAATTGTTAAAGAATAGATAAACAGAGCTATCCTGTACACCAGGAGCTTTTATTTGCTCCACTAAGAATTTTGGTCAAACAAGATTAATAACAACTAATTTCTTACTATAACCAATGTTGTCGActctaaaaagaagaaaaaggaaaatcctTCTAAGAGAGATTAAATGAAATGTTTTTGCTTCTCTTTGTTAGTGTTGATGGGGATTTTAGAAGagttatttttcatattcttaagatactcaccttttttttttaacattagaagaaacaaataaaaatttgcaaaaataattctttcgtaCTTTTTTCGCATAGGATGCGATATTTTATTGAGCGACAGAATACAACAAAAAGCAGACTACGTTTGGCGCTATTATACTGACAAAGGGACAGCTGTCATCACGGAAGGAAAGTGGGCTTAGTATGTTGTAGTGGGCCCATGGGCTCGTTTCAGCCCATAAGTGTCCAAAATGATCCTCCACACTCTACCAGTCCACAGGTATTGACAGAAACAGGAAAATCGCATGCTGTCCACCGCGTACTGTAGCATAAACTGCTCCTTCAAAAACTCAAAGGGTTtccgttttttttttttccattgaaACGTTTTTCGAGTTCAAGAGAAAATGGCGAATCCGAGATGCTATTTGGACATTAGCCTTGGTGGAGAGCTTGAAGGAAGAATGGTGATTGAGCTTTACAAAGACATCGTTCCTAAAACCGTTGAAAATTTCAGGGCTCTTTGTACTGGTGAGAAAGGCATTGGCCCCAACACCGGTGTCCCCCTCCATTTCAAGGTTTTTATTCggttttctctatttttctacGCGTAAATAGTTTCTGCGTCCTGTAATATGGTTGTGCATTTGTGTTTTTTCCTCTTCAACACATGAATACTTGTGTTTTTGAGTGAAATAGACCTAGTTGAGGAATGTATATGGTCAGATAGATGATTCATGCAGTCAAGTCCAAACTAGTTAGGAATTGAGGCTTATATGTAGACCTGTAGTAGTTTTTGGGTGTATATTGGTTCCCACCTTTTCAGTTTTTGGGTGTAAGGAATGCATGTGATCATATTGTCAGACTTCAATACtattttacttgaaaatatCAGTATGATTCACTCTGTTTGATGTTTACGAATCACGTCATAAACTCTGATCTTCTTGTGCCAGTAGGGGTGGAGTCTTTTTGCTGTTCTTTTGTTTCTTCGCATTCTTTTACAGTTGAACAGGGAAGTAGTATATATGAATTTACTTTTAAGCTTAGGAAAGAATAAAGGAGAATGGGGctcttctcaaaaatttcatgaaaGTAAGTCTGGTTGCACATATGGAAACGGTTCTCTCCTTGGGCGGGGAATGGATCATCGTTTTTAAGTTCAGTCTGTTTATATGAATTGTCAAAGACTCTAATGCCAATGATGATATATAAGGGAGAATGAAGAGTGATTGCTTAGAATAGTACTAACAGTTCCAAGACAGCATGAATTTTGGGTGTATGTTCTGGAATTATCTGTTACTTCATGCTCTATCCTAtctaaatctattttttttgtgaccCAAATAAATTGATTCTCTCTATGTGACTGTCCATTTTTACCTTTCCCTTTAGCTTTTGTTCCATTCATTATAATAATGTTTGCTTCTTATGTAGGGTTCTTGTTTTCATCATGTCATCAGAGGCTTTATGTTACAAGGCGGGGACATTTCTACTGGAAACGGCAGTGGTGGGGAGTCAATTTATGGCTTGACATTTGAAGATGAAAATTTCAAACTCAAACATGAAAGAAAAGGAATGCTTTCTATGGCTAATTCTGGTCCAAATACAAACGGGTCTCAATTTTTCATCACCGCTTCTCAAACACATGTTCTAGATGGAAAGAATGTTGTATTTGGACGAGTAATCAGGGGTTTGGGGATGATTCGTGTAATTGAACATATTAAAACAAGTGAAAATGGTTTTCCTGATCTTCCTGTGATAATAGAGGACTGTGGAGAAATTCCAGAGGGTGCAGATGATGGCACAATTAACTTCTTTAAAGATGGTGATACTTACCCTGATTGGCCAATAGACCTTGACGTGAAACCAGATGAGGTTGCTTGGTGGATAAATGTTGTTGAACGTATCAAAGCCTTTGGCAATGAACATTTCAAGGTACTAGATTAATGTATATTTCCTGTTTGTTTCAAGTATACCTCGTGTTGTTATATAAGTTCACACATATATGTTTCCAAAAGTAAGCTTGGATTGATAGCTTTTTCTTTACATAAAATAAGATCTACTGcaaaaaataactaaagaaataagATGAGCGAACAATGTAACACCATTTCTTCTCCACTTTTCTGTAGTTTTTTATTCATGGGCTTAGACtttctttgaaaattttatgtatttcaaTATGTGATTGTATATCATCTTTGTATTACTCATGGGCAGAAGGAAGACTATAAGATGGCTATCAGGAAGTACAGGAAGGCTGTCCGTTATACCGACTTATGCTGGGAAAAGGACGACATTGATGAAggtaaattttctaagtgcagCTATAAATGACTATCTGATTTGCTTTCTCATAACTAGGACATCTTTCTGAAGGAATTATTTTCCTCATTACACAGTAAAAAGCGAGTATTTGAGGAAGACAAAGTCCCAGATACTTGCAAATAGTTCTGTAAGTTCTCCTGAATTCTCTTGCACCATTTGGTCTTACGGAATGATTTTCTTTCTGTTAGAATATTGAAGGCCTTAGTAGGACTTTCAGTTACATAATATAAGAACTATTTCCTGCTTTATGGTGTGAACATATCCCGAGGACGTAGTAACTTTCCTGAAGAAATCAGCTTTGTTAATGTTTCttccatataaataaataataaataacctTGTTTTAGTCTATACATTTTCGCCATCAATGTCTATTTACATTGAAGCTAAGTTACTCGGACTCCGCAAAATAGGTGCCGTAGTTAGGGTGTGGGACCTGTTCGGATCCGGTCAAACGAGATCGGGTGTGTTGACCAACAATTTAGagaagaaattgaatttttgataTCTCAAAAGTAAAGATTTGAATAGATCGGAAACAAATGCCTTCAATTTTTCTGCTATATAATGATTTATACTAGTCCTTTGTGTCCTTTGAAggttttttcttgataaattaGAGTAATATACCGTCAAGAAGTTTCTAGAATCTTCCATTTTATCAAAGCTCTCGTGCTTAGCACATGTTGGTGTATGAATTTGTGAGAGAGAAGGGATGCAGCGCCGTTTTGGAACTGAACTAGGGTTCTTCATCGTTTTGTTCTTAGGCTGCTTTGTTCTGTACGTGAATGGAGAAGAGGGGAACACGGGGTTTGGAGGAATAGGGTGTGGGCCAGATTTGGTTTTGAATGTTGGGCCAGGTCCATAACATGAGTGAGACCAAGTCCCTTGGAGTCTTCTAATCAAAATTAGAgtattatttaaatgaaaaataataacttaaaatagaGTATTATTGAATCAAAGTTAAACCAGGTCCCTTTGACGGTATATTATAAGTTTTCCTCACGTATGCATATTTAGACTTTGTTCTTGTGACTGTAgcatttccttttcttttgctCCGCAAAATCTTCTTAACATTCTTGTTCAGGCCTGTAAACTGAAGATAGGAGATCTAACTGGAGCATTGATAGATGCGAATGATGCAATTTATGATGGAGAAGACAATGTCAAAGCTTTTTACCGCCAAGGCCAGGTTGGTGTGTTGAGCTATAATATAGTTCAAGTGGTTAGATTTCCTGACAAAAGAAAGCCTGACTTGATTTGTAGAAGGGCAGCCAACAGTGAATAGCATATAGAATGATCTACTGCACAACCAcaatattaaatgataaaaagcACCTGTAACATCATTCTCCTCAGTGTCCTTGGACTTAAAAGTCTTGAGTGTAAAGAATAACTTACAATGTACTTTCCTATCTTCATCTTCCATAGAGCTAAACAAACTTCTATTTCTTTTGCATTAAGATTGTCCACCGACcttgtttttctttctagtcTGGAATGATTATTTTCTGTCATGATTAAGGTGATTGATTAGGCTTCACTAGGATACAAACTTTGCGCCTTAAGTTCCTTTCTCAAGCTTGTCTCACGTTTTATTAGTTCCTTTGGTGTTGGATTATCAGTTTGCTATGGAATTTAATTCAGTTAGATAAACACAAGTACAGCTCCTGTCAACTGCATGTCATGCATCCTCTAATCCATTGAACAGAACTTACACTTactttcaaactttaaatttacACAAATGTTGGCATATGAATCTGAGACCTGAAGACCTTCTACTAATCCTCATCTTTATTCTCATTAAACAGCCCtttgtattattatattcaGGAGAAGCGTTTGGTCATAGCAATATCTCTCCTGTATTCTTCGAATCCCAAAGGAGGCAAAAAGactagataatttttttccatctGTCCAAGCCATGGTAGATAGAGTTACCCTGTACTTGCCTTAGTGGGAGGCGGTTGATATCTTATTGAATTAGTCAAGGTGTGGGCTATCGAGCCGGACACCATGgttctaaaatattttacttgatGGTGTAGGATTACTGATTCACTTTTACCTTATTGTCTTCATACTTCACTATACGGAATCTTATACATATCCAAAACATTGAACCATCATTTTCTCTATTTCAGGTATATATGGCAATGAATGCTATAGATGCAGCAGCTGAAAGTTTTAAGAAGGCCCTGGAGTTAGAGCCAAACAATGGTTAGTGAAGTATAAAGagtatatttttcttctttgacaTTTTAAGGGAAGAAACTCTGGCAAATGTTGAAGTATAAAGagtatatttttcttcttaattaacGCATGTGCTGCCgttccttttttcctttttctgcaTTATTTCCTGGGCTACCTGTATACTCTAAGTTGTATTAGATGATTCTCTGGAGCCAAACAAGGTTGCTGTCTTTAGCTGTGAATCTCAGGCTTAGTAACTTGGATATCCAAACTTGCATATAGAAGTCCTTTTCATCTGGCAATGGAACTTTTAATCCATAAAAGGAGAAGTAGCAGTTGAGAAAGCGTGTTCATTATGTTTTGCCTAAACTGATTATATAAAAGACTCAGAGATGCTCATAGAGTTCTCACTGGAATTTCCGATTTGTACCCAAAGTGTGGTACACTTCGCTCCAACCCACACTCCCTACCTCATAAAAGTTCACATTAAACTCTGTTTGACTGGTTATATTTTGTACGAATAAAggaaataatattattcaccTCTAGTCTTAGAGTATCAGCCCCGGTAACCTTTTCTTACATTTACTCTTTCAGGGGGGATAAAGAAGGAGCTGGCTGCTGCAATGAAGAAGGTTAGTCATTATCAGATCAAAATATTTGATCCAACATCTTCACATGAACGTAATACATGTTCTCTAATTTTCTTTCTCAGAAACTACTCGTTCTGTAGTTTCAAAAActacattttctttaatttgttaaCAATTATGACAGATTGCTTATAAActagagaaggagaagaagggtTATGCTAAAATGTTTCAGTAAAATTTCCAGTGGTATGCTGAAcgctttttcaaatttcaacctgcaataattttttcattatccAAAATTTATGATGCTCTGAGATATCAAATGTGGCTGCTACTAATGCTTGTTAGTTCAATCTGTTTGGCACAGTTCACAATAGAAGTATAGTGGTTCAGGTTAACTTTTGGGCCTCAAAACAGCTAGAATCAGGTATTTTGCGCCCACGTCAtcttctctctctattttagCCTGTCAGATCAATCTGTTATGTCTTATCTTGTAGGAGTAAGAGAAACTTTGGTAGTTTGGT harbors:
- the LOC101249975 gene encoding peroxidase 10, yielding MFTASAIMNMKSHMFLIYLLLCFLFLSSFVYGQLDYKYYDTTCPILTKIVRNGVWSAISNDTRMPASLLRLHFHDCFVNGCDGSILLDDTSTFTGEKNAFPNRNSARGYEVIDAIKANVEKACPSTVSCTDILTLAAREAIYLTRGPFWPVCLGRRDSLTASQNAANDQLPSPFEPLVNITAKFVSKGLNVKDVVVLSGAHTLGFAQCSTFKRRLFDFDGSGNPDPTLDSSLLGSLRSVCPNQKDSDSNLAPLDAVSINRFDNVYFKNLMKNSGLLESDQALMNDNTTAALVSNFSKYPYLFSKEFAASMVKLINIGVLTGQNGEIRKNCRVVN
- the LOC101249415 gene encoding peptidyl-prolyl cis-trans isomerase CYP40-like; protein product: MANPRCYLDISLGGELEGRMVIELYKDIVPKTVENFRALCTGEKGIGPNTGVPLHFKGSCFHHVIRGFMLQGGDISTGNGSGGESIYGLTFEDENFKLKHERKGMLSMANSGPNTNGSQFFITASQTHVLDGKNVVFGRVIRGLGMIRVIEHIKTSENGFPDLPVIIEDCGEIPEGADDGTINFFKDGDTYPDWPIDLDVKPDEVAWWINVVERIKAFGNEHFKKEDYKMAIRKYRKAVRYTDLCWEKDDIDEVKSEYLRKTKSQILANSSACKLKIGDLTGALIDANDAIYDGEDNVKAFYRQGQVYMAMNAIDAAAESFKKALELEPNNGGIKKELAAAMKKIAYKLEKEKKGYAKMFQ